The DNA region ACTCTCCAACTTGCCATACGCCTAATACACGGCGGCGCACGAGTGACCTTTGCCACCACCGTCCATGgcctcaaacaaataaaaaaactcccTTCACTTGAGGGCCTATCCTATGCCTCTTTCTCTGACGGCTTTGATGATGGGAACAAACCGATTGACGACCCACAACACATCATGTCCGAGTTCAAGCGTGTCGGCTCACAAACACTCACCAACTTGATTGTCAAACTCTCAAATGACGAGCATCACAAGGTCACCTTCTTAGTCTACACCATCCTTCTCCCATGGGCTGCTGATGTGGCACGTGATATGGGTATACCTTCTGCTTTTCTCAGCATTCAGTCCACTGCAGCACTTGCTATCTACCAGAAATACTTCAATGCCCATGATGGTATGTATCATATTTATGAAAATAGCCCCCCAAATTCTATACAGTTCAAAGGGTTGCCACCATTTGCTTCCTTGGACCTACCTTCGTTTCTCTTACCAACTAGTCCACACAATTCAGTCATACCTACCATTCAAGAACATATCCAAACCCTTGAAAAAGATCCCAACCCATGTGTGTTACTGAACACCTTTGATGCTCTAGAAGAAGCAGCAATCGAAGCCATtgttaatttgaatttaatacCAATTGGACCATTGGTTCCATCTACTTTTTTCGACACAAAAGACCAGTCTGGTGACTTGTTTGGATGTGACTTGTTTGAGAGCTCTAAGGACTATCTTCATTGGCTAAACTCAAAGCCAAATAACTCGGTGGTTTATGTGTCTTTTGGAAGCCTAGTTACGTTGCAAGGAAAGCAAATGGAAGAGATTTTTCATGGACTAGTTGAAACCGACCGTCCATTCTTGTGGGTAATTCGAGCTTCAGAGAACGGAGGATCGGAAATAGAGGACACGATAAAGAATAAGTTGAAGGAAGAAACACAAGGGTTAATAGTGCCATGGTGTTCACAGGTTGAGGTGCTGTGTCACCATTCAGTGGGCT from Castanea sativa cultivar Marrone di Chiusa Pesio chromosome 6, ASM4071231v1 includes:
- the LOC142640689 gene encoding crocetin glucosyltransferase, chloroplastic-like gives rise to the protein MNSQHFLLISCTGQGHINPTLQLAIRLIHGGARVTFATTVHGLKQIKKLPSLEGLSYASFSDGFDDGNKPIDDPQHIMSEFKRVGSQTLTNLIVKLSNDEHHKVTFLVYTILLPWAADVARDMGIPSAFLSIQSTAALAIYQKYFNAHDGMYHIYENSPPNSIQFKGLPPFASLDLPSFLLPTSPHNSVIPTIQEHIQTLEKDPNPCVLLNTFDALEEAAIEAIVNLNLIPIGPLVPSTFFDTKDQSGDLFGCDLFESSKDYLHWLNSKPNNSVVYVSFGSLVTLQGKQMEEIFHGLVETDRPFLWVIRASENGGSEIEDTIKNKLKEETQGLIVPWCSQVEVLCHHSVGCFLTHCGWNSTLESIVAGVPMVACPHFSDQIMNAKMVEEVWGTGIKAKVNEEEVVERAEIKRCLEMVMGAAEKGEGIRRNAKKWKSLAVQAVKEGGSSQTHFKLFMERFHID